Proteins encoded by one window of Arachis hypogaea cultivar Tifrunner chromosome 1, arahy.Tifrunner.gnm2.J5K5, whole genome shotgun sequence:
- the LOC140183736 gene encoding uncharacterized protein codes for MDICGRGKIGYLTGERNQPNIIDPQYNVWDTENSMVMTWLVNSMEEDISSKYMYYTTTKELWDSVKEMYSDLGNKSQFYELTLKAREIQQESDNVTKYFHTLKQVWQDLDHFNNYKWNSAADAKHHQQIVEEGRIFQFLAGLNMELDEVRGRIIGRAILPSIGKVFFEVRREETHRAVMMGKDKTKQTSLESSALLVAPAALKSSSNQKHPSNFWCDHCYKPHHTRETCWKIHGKLAHLRGSKSDPKIRSIPAAHEAEKSSLNKEQVEQLIRLLNSSSVSSTPSGSLAQTSNFSIPMSLNCTSNSNAPWIVDSGTSDHMISLSPLFKTYFPCFENEKIRVADGSFSSIAGKGTIKLSKNIDLKNVLHVPKLSYNLLSISKICKDSNCAVTFFDTHGIFQDRTSKKMIGSAKMMDGLYHFEDILEDKIAQGFSGINSMPIKNQIML; via the coding sequence ATGGATATTTGTGGAAGAGGGAAGATTGGATATCTCACCGGTGAGCGAAATCAGCCTAACATCATAGACCCACAATATAATGTGTGGGATACTGAAAATTCCATGGTGATGACATGGCTAGTGAACTCAATGGAGGAGGATATCAGTAGTAAGTACATGTACTATACCACTACGAAAGAATTATGGGATAGTGTCAAGGAGATGTACTCTGATCTTGGGAATAAATCCCAGTTTTACGAACTTACTCTAAAAGCTAGAGAAATTCAACAAGAGAGTGACAATGTCACCAAATATTTCCATACATTGAAGCAGGTGTGGCAGGATCTTGATCACTTCAATAACTACAAGTGGAATTCAGCCGCTGATGCCAAACACCACCAACAAATAGTGGAAGAAGGGAGGATATTCCAGTTTCTTGCAGGCCTCAACATGGAGCTAGATGAAGTTCGTGGCAGAATTATTGGAAGAGCAATCCTACCCTCAATTGGAAAAGTATTTTTTGAAGTTAGAAGAGAGGAAACTCATAGAGCTGTGATGATGGGGAAAGACAAGACTAAACAGACTTCTTTGGAGTCTAGCGCACTCTTAGTGGCACCTGCTGCACTTAAAAGTTCATCAAATCAGAAGCACCCCTCCAATTTTTGGTGTGACCACTGCTATAAACCTCATCACACCCGAGAAACCTGCTGGAAGATTCATGGAAAACTGGCACATCTTAGAGGCAGCAAATCTGATCCCAAAATACGCTCTATCCCAGCTGCTCATGAGGCTGAAAAATCATCATTAAATAAGGAACAGGTTGAGCAGCTCATAAGGCTGTTAAATTCTAGTTCTGTGTCTAGTACTCCTAGTGGTTCTTTGGCTCAAACAAGTAATTTTAGTATTCCTATGTCCCTTAACTGCACCTCAAACTCGAATGCACCATGGATTGTCGATTCAGGTACATCTGACCATATGATCAGCCTCTCTCCTTTATTTAAAACTTATTTTCCTTGCTTTGAAAATGAGAAAATTAGAGTTGCCGATGGTAGCTTTTCATCTATTGCTGGAAAAGGTACAATTAAACTGTCCAAAAATATTGACCTAAAAAATGTCTTACATGTACCAAAGCTTTCTTATAATCTCCTCTCTATTAGTAAAATCTGCAAAGATTCCAATTGTGCTGTGACATTTTTTGACACTCATGGTATTTTTCAGGACCGGACCTCGAAAAAGATGATTGGCAGTGCTAAGATGATGGATGGGCTTTATCATTTTGAGGATATTTTGGAGGATAAAATAGCTCAAGGATTTAGTGGTATAAATTCTATGCCTATAAAGAACCAAATAATGCTCTGA
- the LOC112698343 gene encoding xyloglucan endotransglucosylase/hydrolase protein 22-like, with the protein MAAACVNNNNDALIVIVITLFLIITLPSSSMAGSNFNQQVDITWGDGRGKILNSGKILTLSLDRASGSGFQSKNEYLYGKIDMQIKLVPGNSAGTVTAYYLRSDGISWDEIDFEFLGNLSGDPYVVHTNVYTQGKGGKEQQFYLWFDPTANLHTYSILWNPAHIVFYIDGRPIREFKNLEGVGVSYPKNQPMKLYSSIWNADDWATRGGLVKTDWSQAPFTASFKNLKANGCVWSNGVSSCNLSSSNSSNNNNSWLSQQLDSNGQRKLKWVQKNYMIYNYCSDINRFPQGLPLECTLRTT; encoded by the exons ATGGCTGCTGCTTGTGTGAACAATAATAATGATGCATTGATTGTGATTGTCATAACATTGTTCCTAATAATCACTTTGCCTTCTTCTTCTATGGCTGGTAGCAATTTCAACCAACAAGTTGATATCACTTGGGGCGACGGTAGAGGTAAGATTCTCAATAGTGGCAAGATTCTTACCCTGTCTCTAGACAGAGCTTCTGGCTCTGGCTTTCAATCCAAGAATGAGTATCTGTATGGCAAGATTGACATGCAAATCAAGCTTGTCCCTGGAAATTCTGCTGGCACTGTCACTGCTTATTAC TTACGTTCAGATGGAATATCATGGGATGAGATAGACTTTGAGTTCTTGGGAAATCTTAGTGGTGATCCGTACGTAGTTCATACAAATGTGTATACACAAGGAAAAGGTGGCAAAGAGCAACAATTTTATCTCTGGTTTGATCCAACCGCAAATCTTCACACCTATTCCATTCTCTGGAATCCTGCACACATTGT GTTTTATATTGATGGAAGACCAATAAGGGAGTTCAAAAACTTAGAGGGTGTTGGTGTTTCCTACCCAAAGAACCAACCAATGAAACTGTATTCAAGTATCTGGAACGCTGATGATTGGGCAACAAGAGGAGGGCTTGTGAAGACAGATTGGAGCCAAGCTCCATTCACAGCTTCCTTCAAGAACTTGAAAGCCAATGGTTGTGTTTGGTCCAATGGTGTTTCTTCATGCAACTTATCATCATCAAATTCCTCTAATAATAACAACTCTTGGCTTTCTCAACAGCTTGATTCAAACGGTCAGAGGAAGCTCAAATGGGTGCAGAAGAATTACATGATTTATAATTACTGCTCAGACATTAACCGATTCCCTCAGGGCCTTCCTCTTGAATGCACGCTCCGAACCACCTGA
- the LOC112698359 gene encoding xyloglucan endotransglucosylase/hydrolase protein 24, whose product MLLPYPTSVVMVALFTMTMMMMLCGGDLHKNIDITWGNGRAQMLNNGQLLTVSLDAASGSGFQSKDHYLFGHFQIQLKLVPGNSAGTVTSFYLQSEGSTWDEIDFEFLGNLSGNPYILHSNVITQGKGGREQQFYLWFDPTSDFHTYSILWNPLCIILYVDGIPIREFKNYESRNISFPMKKPMRMYGSLWDAEDWATRSGLIKTNWSAAPFIAYFKNFFVNACVESTPPSITSSCTHPNKKSNNHNSVGEKWITQGLKPSEVDKLNWVHKNFIVYNYCSDLKRFPQGLPLECKIN is encoded by the exons ATGCTTCTGCCTTATCCCACTAGTGTTGTTATGGTGGCACTATTCActatgacgatgatgatgatgttgtgcGGTGGCGATTTGCATAAGAACATTGACATAACATGGGGTAACGGGCGTGCCCAGATGCTCAACAATGGCCAGCTTCTTACTGTGTCCCTTGACGCTGCCTCTGGCTCTGGATTCCAATCCAAGGATCACTATCTTTTTGGCCACTTTCAAATTCAACTCAAACTTGTTCCTGGAAATTCTGCAGGCACTGTCACTTCTTTCTAT TTACAATCAGAAGGATCAACTTGGGATGAAATAGACTTTGAATTCCTTGGAAATCTGAGTGGCAACCCGTATATTCTTCACTCTAATGTAATCACGCAAGGTAAAGGTGGCAGGGAGCAACAATTCTATCTATGGTTTGATCCCACTTCTGATTTTCACACTTACTCAATTCTGTGGAATCCACTATGCATCAT CTTATATGTGGATGGAATTCCTATTAGAGAATTCAAGAACTATGAATCAAGGAATATATCATTTCCAATGAAGAAACCAATGAGAATGTATGGAAGCTTATGGGATGCTGAAGATTGGGCTACAAGGAGTGGTCTAATCAAGACAAATTGGAGTGCAGCtccattcattgcatattttaaaaatttttttgtcaatgCTTGTGTTGAGTCTACTCCTCCTTCTATTACGTCTTCTTGCACACACCCAAACAAAAAGAGTAATAATCATAATTCCGTTGGTGAAAAATGGATCACACAAGGGTTGAAGCCCTCTGAAGTAGACAAACTCAACTGGGTGCACAAGAATTTCATAGTCTATAACTATTGTTCCGACTTAAAACGCTTCCCTCAAGGATTGCCGCTAGAAtgtaaaataaactaa
- the LOC112698437 gene encoding probable xyloglucan endotransglucosylase/hydrolase protein 23: protein MASSKVVVLVVPLLVMSFCMVSCWGGNFNKDFQITWGDGRAKILNNGNLLTLSLDKASGSGFQSTNEYLFGKIDMQLKLVPGNSAGTVTAYYLSSKGATWDEIDFEFLGNLSGDPYILHTNVFSQGKGNREQQFYLWFDPTADFHTYSILWNPQRIVFSVDGTPIREFKNLESAGVPFPKNQPMRIYSSLWNADDWATRGGLVKTDWSKAPFTASYRNFNANNACIWKNGRSSCKSSSSWLSQELDSTGLQRLRWVQKNYMIYNYCTDKKRFPRGFPIECNRS from the exons atggctTCATCAAAAGTAGTAGTGCTTGTTGTTCCCTTACTTGTGATGAGCTTTTGCATGGTGTCATGTTGGGGTGGTAACTTCAACAAAGACTTTCAGATAACATGGGGCGATGGTCGTGCTAAGATACTCAACAACGGGAATCTGTTGACCCTGTCCCTTGACAAAGCCTCTGGCTCTGGTTTCCAGTCCACCAACGAGTATCTGTTTGGCAAGATCGACATGCAACTCAAACTTGTCCCTGGAAACTCTGCTGGCACCGTCACTGCCTATTAT CTATCATCAAAAGGAGCGACATGGGATGAGATTGACTTTGAGTTCTTGGGGAATTTGAGCGGCGATCCTTACATCCTTCACACCAATGTCTTCAGCCAAGGCAAGGGTAACAGAGAACAACAATTCTACCTTTGGTTTGACCCAACCGCAGATTTTCACACTTATTCTATCCTCTGGAATCCTCAACGCATTGT atTCTCTGTGGATGGAACCCCTATAAGGGAATTCAAGAACTTGGAATCAGCCGGTGTTCCGTTTCCAAAGAACCAACCAATGAGAATCTATTCAAGTCTGTGGAACGCAGATGATTGGGCTACAAGAGGCGGACTTGTTAAGACTGATTGGTCGAAAGCTCCATTCACTGCTTCCTACAGAAActtcaatgccaacaatgcatGCATCTGGAAGAACGGAAGATCATCATGCAAGAGTTCCTCATCATGGCTGTCACAGGAGCTTGATTCAACGGGTTTGCAGAGGCTGAGATGGGTGCAGAAGAACTACATGATTTATAATTACTGTACGGACAAGAAGAGGTTCCCTCGAGGATTTCCTATCGAATGCAACCGCTCTTAG
- the LOC112698421 gene encoding xyloglucan endotransglucosylase/hydrolase protein 22, protein MAASTLSYLLLIPLLMVVAYAGNLDQEFDITWGDGRAKMLNNGELLTLSLDKASGSGFQSKNEYLFGKIDMQLKLVPGNSAGTVTAYYLSSKGTTWDEIDYEFLGNLSGDPYILHTNVFSQGKGNREQQFYLWFDPTADFHTYSITWNPQRIIFSVDGTPIREFKNSESMGVPFPKSQPMRIYSSLWNADDWATRGGLVKTDWTKAPFTASYRNFNADACIWSNGASSCGSGSGSSSTSSSWLSQELDTTAQERLRWVQKNYMIYNYCTDAKRFPQGFPPECRTS, encoded by the exons ATGGCTGCTTCAACTCTCTCCTACTTGCTTCTAATCCCTCTTCTGATGGTTGTTGCATATGCTGGTAACTTAGACCAAGAATTTGACATTACATGGGGCGATGGACGAGCCAAGATGCTCAACAATGGGGAGCTACTCACATTGTCACTTGACAAAGCCTCTGGTTCTGGGTTCCAATCCAAGAACGAGTATCTCTTTGGCAAGATTGACATGCAGCTCAAGCTTGTTCCTGGGAACTCTGCTGGCACTGTAACTGCCTATTAT TTATCTTCAAAAGGAACAACTTGGGATGAGATAGACTATGAATTCCTTGGGAATTTGAGCGGAGATCCATACATTCTTCACACCAATGTTTTCAGCCAAGGCAAAGGAAACAGGGAACAACAATTCTATCTATGGTTTGATCCTACTGCTGATTTCCACACTTACTCCATCACTTGGAACCCCCAAAGGATTAT ATTTTCAGTGGATGGAACTCCAATCAGAGAGTTCAAGAACTCAGAGAGCATGGGTGTCCCCTTCCCAAAGAGCCAGCCAATGAGAATATATTCAAGTTTGTGGAATGCAGATGACTGGGCAACAAGAGGTGGACTTGTGAAGACAGATTGGACAAAAGCTCCATTCACAGCTTCATACAGGAACTTCAATGCTGATGCTTGCATATGGTCTAACGGGGCTTCATCTTGTGGTTCTGGTTCAGGTTCTTCCTCTACTAGCAGTTCATGGCTTTCACAAGAGTTGGACACTACGGCACAAGAGAGGCTAAGATGGGTGCAGAAGAACTACATGATATACAATTACTGCACAGATGCAAAGAGGTTTCCACAGGGTTTTCCTCCAGAATGCAGAACCTCTTAA
- the LOC112698385 gene encoding calmodulin-binding protein 60 B, with protein MQRAAGDAKSMGKRSLEGGEDDQPERKRPALASVIVEALKVDSLQKLCSSLEPILRRVVSEEVERALVKLGPARISGGRSSPKMIEGPDGRNLQLHFRSRLSLPLFTGGKVEGEQGAPIHVVLIDANTGSVVTSGPEACMKLDVVVLEGDFNNEDDEGWTQEEFESHVVKEREGKRPLLTGELQVTLKEGVGTLGELTFTDNSSWIRSRKFRLGLKVAQGFSESLRIREAKTEAFTVKDHRGELYKKHYPPALTDDVWRLEKIGKDGSFHKKLNNAGIFTVEDFLRLVVKDQQKLRNILGSGMSNKMWEALLEHAKTCVLSGKLYVYYPEDTRNVGVIFNHIYELRGLITGEQFFPADSLTDSQKVYVDSLVKKAYENWEQVVEYDGKTLVGAAQNDRPDTPENELQMESINYTTGLDHQLQSQSLPVSVPSQHQMNSGMLVGGYNDNLVTRYPNQPLIANSNSRSQFDSSLYLSSDQLMNNAHQSQNTRNDHSTVGLALGPPQSSSGFHAGSSSVQPSTLNPFDDWSHNRDRGVDEFFSEEEIRLRSHEMLENEDMQHLLRLFSMGGHAPTNTDDSFSFPSFMQTPMPNFDEDRARPGRAVVGWLKIKAAMRWGFFIRKIAAEKRAQIEELDD; from the exons GTT GTGAGTGAAGAAGTGGAGCGTGCTCTTGTGAAGTTGGGTCCTGCAAGAATTAGTGGTGGAAG GTCTTCTCCAAAAATGATTGAAGGTCCGGATGGCAGAAACCTGCAGCTGCATTTTAGGTCCCGGCTGTCTCTTCCCCTATTCACTGGAGGAAAAGTGGAAGGCGAGCAGGGGGCTCCAATCCATGTTGTTCTTATTGATGCCAATACTGGAAGTGTTGTGACATCTGGTCCAGAAGCCTGTATGAAACTTGATGTTGTTGTCCTTGAGGGTGATTTTAATAATGAGGATGATGAAGGTTGGACTCAAGAGGAATTTGAAAGCCATGTGGTGAAGGAACGTGAAGGAAAGAGACCCCTGTTGACTGGGGAGCTGCAAGTGACACTCAAAGAAGGAGTTGGGACATTGGGGGAACTGACGTTCACAGATAATTCAAGCTGGATAAGGAGCCGGAAATTCAGGCTTGGGTTGAAGGTTGCGCAAGGTTTTTCCGAGTCTCTGCGCATCCGTGAAGCTAAAACAGAGGCTTTTACAGTCAAAGATCATAGAGGAGAAT TATATAAGAAGCATTATCCTCCGGCATTGACTGATGATGTATGGAGACTGGAGAAGATAGGCAAGGATGGGTCATTTCACAAGAAGCTGAATAATGCTGGAATATTCACTGTTGAAGACTTTCTTCGTCTTGTGGTTAAAGATCAACAGAAACTGCGGAAT ATCCTTGGAAGTGGTATGTCAAACAAGATGTGGGAAGCTCTCTTAGAGCATGCAAAGACTTGTGTCCTAAGTGGGAAGCTCTATGTTTATTACCCAGAAGATACGCGAAATGTTGGTGTTATTTTTAACCACATCTATGAGCTGCGTGGTCTTATAACAGGAGAGCAATTCTTTCCTGCTGATTCTCTCACTGATAGCCAGAAG GTTTATGTGGATTCGTTGGTGAAGAAGGCATATGAGAATTGGGAGCAGGTTGTAGAGTATGATGGGAAAACACTTGTGGGTGCTGCACAAAATGATAGGCCGGATACACCTGAAAATGAACTTCAGATGGAGTCAATCAATTACACTACTGGTTTAGATCATCAGCTGCAATCACAATCCCTTCCAGTGTCTGTTCCATCTCAACATCAAATGAATTCAGGGATGCTGGTTGGAG GTTATAATGATAATTTGGTAACAAGATACCCAAACCAGCCACTGATAGCAAACTCCAACTCCCGGAGCCAGTTTGACAGTTCATTATACCTGTCTAGTGACCAATTAATGAACAATGCGCACCAAAGCCAGAACACGAGAAACGATCATAGCACGGTTGGGTTAGCTCTTGGTCCTCCTCAATCATCATCAGGGTTCCACGCTGGTAGCTCCTCTGTCCAGCCATCTACTCTAAATCCATTCGATGACTGGTCACACAACAGGGACAGGGGTGTTGATGAATTCTTTTCAGAGGAAGAAATCCGCTTAAGAAGTCACGAGATGCTAGAGAATGAGGACATGCAGCACTTGCTTCGCCTGTTCAGCATGGGAGGTCATGCCCCCACGAATACTGACGATAGCTTCTCATTCCCATCATTTATGCAAACGCCAATGCCAAACTTTGATGAGGATCGCGCTCGTCCAGGCAGAGCAGTTGTGGGATGGCTAAAGATCAAGGCAGCAATGAGGTGGGGCTTCTTTATCCGGAAGATAGCAGCTGAGAAGCGGGCACAGATAGAGGAGTTAGATGATTAG